From the Lepidochelys kempii isolate rLepKem1 chromosome 2, rLepKem1.hap2, whole genome shotgun sequence genome, one window contains:
- the XIRP1 gene encoding xin actin-binding repeat-containing protein 1 isoform X4 — MVARNIKEQIIWQSHIPGSDQHSSKYQNILDCESASSKQDNCKQTASFSGSFRESEMESSIVTTTQPLTQGAKPWTELSFSSSQSNSRRQQWSAATSTGKDSARKEVKLSGKSKTPISKVPDTAYDSAVGKHFERTQSVLDNTRRILHQGHGKPSSPSVKERSALYLSETAAHAVSLPKSNTTKESTAHRLDSQKASKMAELQNQTSSKVNGKKMEEDLPPPPPPLQDSFQASTSLVGSQDSNPRPPPKGSFSKFYQQRQVNELKRLYRHMHPELRKNLEEAVTEDLAEMLSTEDPSAQASVNLDAVLPGEVQSMRWIFENWTLDSIGEHQPTKTLAEEEPIPSGDVKSTSRRFESQSLNGDRLSALTKVPTTVHTKGDVHTARWLFETQPLDSLNKMYSDETDVQEAVLKEPVQKGDVKGAKQLFETYSLEALGHYSSVEEQSILQLKSEIQELKGNVKKTIKLFQTEPLCAIRDKTGNIHEIKSVCREEIQSNAVRTARWLFETQPLDTINKDTSKVKIIRGISLEEAGRGNVSGARWMFETQPLDVIKELTVEEKDFRASMDFVDGADVSKQRLLFETQPLDSLKGEVSDSSPAKEEVIGGDVKSTLWLFETQPMETLKDNFEVGHLKRVGILEEERGDVKQRKHVFETCPLSSISKASSEDPLSASNVQEVMKGDVKSFKNLFETLPLDSIKQSDAEPITKQEEEIPAGNVKANQVLFETIPLYAIKDSFGNFHKVTSVSREQVMSGDVKNYKWMFETKPLDQFDDSTKKVDIIRGITKQEVIAGDVRTAKWLFETQPIDVIHHQANQGEEHSSVKREVTQQGDVKTCRWLFETQPIDTLYEKVEKKQEGESSVPQADVKSYTWMFETQPLDSLKGQEEQFLQVGKAYCQDDLQGVNVKTVRHLFETEPLVTNASSETDSKKMVRYSSHVEIQSGEVSRVKEFFETKPLDVLGKLAAATKENGVPADGNIEAGSVHKFTWLFENFPMDTLKNNTEGIQEIPPEKDIEGGDIGGKRFIFETYSLDQIHDKVDETEIKRIQEETMSKASIKSCTMLFESQPLYAIQDKEGEYHEVTSLKKEEIMKGDLKGARWLFETKPLDQIKKEEEVFVIRAVTQEDIKKGDIQSARWRFETEPLDSFSGGKRCVARTVDDVQKGDVQTNKQLFESQPVSQKKYVRMVSVSDVQQGNVRTSTWLFENQPIDSLKGESEASSSMTTVQREDSQKGDVKRCTWLFETQPMDSLKDPKGSASTNAPEVVPHADVKSTTWLFETTPLDKLSSSKHRTETEVKERTVRETLEGLCACQAIQHDGILIEANDVGSVRMVKYQFSRQTTPEIQKEEIVGGNLQRIMLQLLHRTNVEAQGMLVEEDEEGKIKVSPLQLLDPSEADKSKEELRDDVAKALQSLLSQDASIKKGMVMQETEVGSVKMTIYSLLHHSIQQEVVKGDVKSTIGNLLASSQEQRMMATIRREDNEKGNVQLYTSCIEKGDLDYLKNLQRESEIESLISSQADQEPAEFIQQDVQGANMHALQQEEPADKVTEDVGQGGIKGTKRVLMCEGVSKENMLERKAVHAGDTDSTVQCLGQNLSRPTGVGKEDIVCGDIQATTQSLKKAKNVNKKAEREERVSRDVKEVKIAPQGAASTKVVAQKDDMARSQRSVAGETSQMTKNMEEAALGSDLQAAMQSLRLATAEAKSIQHQVQSKLHKSTEQIHLASKQQAPSISGTMTMQSTVCQQECAPPKQHQASATIRDQESSKSHASASQKSMTSHKKVSTSEEVQGGQHLCQESQGVPSADVSVKDGLFTAKPVKPYVSPFIESDYKEQSVQEEREQDVMLRGDVKTAIRALQSAATEQRQVEKEDVVRGNLKATLQSLEKSNVNVSKGDFKAAMIYRNAGQSYSICKKENDTQSISNQTAVVTSGSQSDNDFPPPPPVAVMKTKCCPPMTQARESAPSQPSKKDEALGCSAPMHNAIPKTLTLASTKANDQRPSEKPAILPKPEITAPPRRKPIPPPKPERFLQEKPSRPASNSKGRLTKLVPPPLPPKPSGLSELSRAKTPPMNQAKDSCCSDALAQMGCGDCQSKCCTPQSPVANAVTVKNQNSEKKAPKDIIKTPLQIAEERYKATKEEQGKQESVDSKTSKPLKNRVAVSETEQVMTKEKATAPRNCCPAEEIPGHRLSSGQENSCTLTSKQEWLDGYLIGLTNPESENKPSTSPKNQATLLRKGSDTALNASPKTESASMSSTDGSWDNQSTTQKTNQRRQEEPSASSHQLSRDLFKEQQQVNSRQGGSLEAKREQFAQKPVVVMREKPCRETEDERLKRLSFHKEEIMKGSVKEAMEIFENLRRQEELQEILTRVKEFEEETFKVDVKALKSFFENVPEWVVHQKAHQVTQQHKAEKAEQTTKEDSDSVSSVELAFEDLERASAEIIHLKEQTLARLLDIEEAIRKALYSVSNLKSESDIAGLSGLFKESLGNAQSPTTSNNIRKISIVSSKAKQEKAAQGMQNAASVESANGSEKTEMLKGELEVPCIIEQRVNSPSSPSYISIESAARKPAESPKMAYSPWDAPLQDYPDMPGKRDTFTQNIFNSLTRKSVGSGECNPAPLQIEQEPIQMKIGSNSIRQHYVSNPECPLSGNSGKEGCALNSSKGSCHGAIKGGFSDYKAPLNISSPQNPRRQKSILELQTGPDGSKLYGATRTVTEQYEEVDEFGNKIITSSTTVTKQSETQTSSTCNVVSPPRYEITASPLLRRYLNSPGEDFHSNGSFQETGVVFVTFGNSKPKK, encoded by the exons TTGAGAGGACACAGTCAGTTTTAGACAACACTAGACGCATACTGCACCAAGGACACGGGAAACCATCCTCTCCCTCCGTGAAGGAGCGGTCAGCTCTCTATCTGTCTGAGACAGCTGCTCACGCAGTCAGCCTCCCAAAGTCT aATACCACAAAGGAGAGCACTGCTCATCGTCTTGACAGCCAGAAAGCAAGCAAG ATGGCAGAGCTTCAGAACCAGACGTCATCTAAAGTGAATGGCAAGAAAATGGAAGAGGACTTACctccacctccccctcccctgcaagacTCCTTCCAGGCCTCTACTTCCCtggttgggagccaggattcAAACCCACGGCCGCCCCCAAAGGGATCCTTCTCAAAGTTCTACCAGCAGCGCCAGGTGAATGAGCTGAAGAGGCTCTATAGGCACATGCACCCTGAGCTGAGGAAGAACCTGGAGGAAGCTGTGACCGAGGACCTGGCGGAAATGCTCAGCACGGAAGATCCCAGTGCCCAGGCCTCAGTGAATCTGGATGCCGTGCTCCCGGGGGAGGTTCAGTCCATGCGCTGGATCTTTGAAAACTGGACGCTAGACTCTATTGGGGAGCATCAACCGACCAAGACGTTGGCGGAGGAGGAACCCATCCCAAGCGGGGATGTGAAAAGCACCTCCCGGAGGTTTGAAAGCCAGTCGTTAAACGGAGACAGGCTGTCTGCGTTGACCAAAGTGCCCACGACAGTCCACACCAAAGGGGACGTGCATACAGCCCGGTGGCTATTCGAAACCCAGCCGCTGGACTCATTAAACAAAATGTACTCAGATGAAACAGACGTGCAGGAGGCAGTTCTCAAGGAGCCTGTTCAAAAAGGGGACGTGAAAGGTGCCAAGCAACTCTTTGAAACCTACTCCCTGGAAGCGCTGGGCCACTACAGCTCAGTGGAGGAGCAAAGTATCCTGCAGCTCAAATCAGAAATCCAGGAGCTAAAGGGCAATGTCAAGAAAACCATCAAGCTGTTCCAGACAGAGCCACTCTGTGCCATCAGAGACAAAACTGGCAACATCCACGAGATCAAATCCGTCTGCAGAGAAGAAATACAGAGCAATGCGGTCAGGACCGCTCGCTGGTTGTTTGAGACTCAGCCACTGGATACCATCAACAAGGACACGTCCAAAGTGAAAATTATCCGGGGGATTTCATTAGAAGAGGCAGGAAGGGGGAATGTCAGTGGAGCAAGATGGATGTTTGAAACTCAGCCACTTGATGTGATCAAAGAATTGACAGTGGAAGAAAAGGATTTCAGGGCTTCCATGGATTTCGTTGATGGGGCAGATGTCAGTAAGCAGCGTCTACTTTTTGAGACCCAACCTCTTGACTCTCTGAAAGGAGAAGTCTCAGACAGCAGCCCAGCCAAGGAAGAAGTCATCGGCGGTGACGTGAAATCTACACTCTGGCTGTTTGAAACCCAACCAATGGAAACCCTAAAAGATAATTTTGAAGTGGGTCATTTAAAGAGAGTGGGGATTTTGGAAGAGGAGAGGGGGGATGTGAAACAAAGAAAGCACGTCTTTGAGACCTGTCCCCTCAGCAGCATCTCAAAGGCATCCTCTGAAGACCCCCTCTCAGCCTCTAATGTACAAGAGGTGATGAAGGGGGATGTTAAATCTTTCAAAAACCTCTTTGAGACTCTCCCATTAGACAGCATTAAGCAGTCTGATGCTGAGCCCATCACCAAACAAGAAGAGGAGATACCAGCTGGGAACGTCAAAGCCAACCAGGTCCTGTTTGAGACAATACCTTTGTATGCCATCAAAGACAGCTTCGGAAACTTCCACAAGGTCACCTCTGTAAGCAGAGAGCAGGTCATGAGCGGCGATGTCAAGAACTACAAATGGATGTTTGAAACCAAACCTTTGGACCAGTTTGATGACAGCACCAAGAAGGTGGATATAATCAGAGGGATCACAAAGCAGGAAGTGATAGCTGGTGATGTCAGAACAGCAAAATGGCTCTTTGAAACCCAGCCCATTGATGTCATCCATCACCAAGCCAACCAAGGAGAAGAGCACTCCTCGGTGAAGAGAGAGGTTACCCAGCAGGGTGATGTGAAGACCTGCAGGTGGCTGTTTGAGACACAGCCAATTGACACCCTGTATGAGAAGGTGGAGAAAAAGCAGGAAGGGGAAAGTTCTGTACCACAGGCTGATGTTAAGTCGTACACATGGATGTTTGAGACCCAGCCCCTGGACTCCCTGAAAGGCCAGGAGGAGCAGTTTTTGCAGGTTGGCAAAGCATACTGCCAAGATGACTTACAAGGAGTCAACGTCAAAACTGTCAGACATCTGTTTGAGACTGAACCACTGGTTACCAATGCCTCCAGCGAGACTGACTCAAAGAAAATGGTCAGGTACTCCAGCCACGTGGAAATACAGTCCGGTGAAGTGTCTCGGGTGAAGGAGTTCTTtgaaaccaaacccttggatgtaCTGGGTAAATTGGCTGCAGCCACAAAAGAGAATGGTGTCCCTGCAGATGGGAACATTGAAGCTGGATCAGTGCACAAGTTCACCTGGCTCTTTGAGAACTTCCCCATGGATACTTTAAAGAACAACACTGAGGGCATACAAGAAATCCCCCCAGAGAAGGATATCGAGGGGGGGGACATCGGAGGCAAGAGGTTCATTTTTGAGACCTACTCCCTAGACCAGATTCATGACAAGGTGGATGAGACGGAGATCAAGAGGATCCAGGAGGAGACAATGAGCAAAGCCAGCATCAAGTCCTGCACCATGCTCTTTGAGAGCCAGCCCCTATATGCCATCCAGGACAAGGAGGGGGAATACCATGAGGTCACCTCACTGAAGAAGGAAGAAATAATGAAAGGTGACTTGAAAGGTGCCCGGTGGCTCTTCGAAACCAAACCTCTGGATCAGAtcaagaaggaggaggaggtgttCGTGATCAGGGCTGTCACCCAAGAGGACATCAAGAAAGGGGATATCCAGTCTGCCCGATGGAGGTTTGAGACGGAGCCTCTCGATTCCTTctctggggggaagaggtgtgtGGCCAGGACAGTGGATGATGTACAGAAAGGGGATGTCCAGACCAACAAGCAGCTTTTCGAGTCTCAGCCGGTGAGCCAGAAGAAATACGTGAGGATGGTCAGCGTCAGCGATGTCCAGCAGGGCAATGTGAGGACGTCCACCTGGCTTTTTGAGAACCAGCCCATCGATTCCCTGAAGGGAGAGTCTGAAGCGAGCTCCAGCATGACCACTGTGCAGAGAGAAGACAGCCAGAAAGGGGATGTGAAGCGCTGCACATGGCTGTTTGAAACTCAGCCCATGGATAGTCTCAAAGACCCCAAGGGGTCTGCCAGCACCAATGCCCCGGAGGTGGTCCCTCATGCTGATGTGAAGAGCACAACATGGCTGTTTGAAACCACCCCTCTGGATAAACTCAGCTCTTCTAAACACAGAACCGAAACTGAGGTGAAAGAGAGGACAGTGAGGGAGACTTTGGAAGGCCTCTGCGCCTGCCAGGCCATCCAGCATGACGGGATCCTCATAGAAGCCAATGACGTAGGGAGCGTGAGGATGGTGAAGTACCAGTTCAGCAGGCAAACTACTCCAGAGATCCAAAAGGAAGAGATTGTGGGAGGCAATTTGCAAAGGATCATGCTGCAACTACTGCACAGGACCAATGTGGAGGCCCAGGGGATGCTGGTGGAGGAGGACGAGGAGGGCAAGATCAAAGTCAGCCCACTGCAGCTACTGGACCCAAGCGAAGCCGATAAAAGCAAAGAGGAGTTGAGGGATGACGTTGCTAAGGCTCTCCAAAGTCTCCTTAGCCAAGATGCCTCCATCAAAAAGGGAATGGTCATGCAAGAGACAGAGGTGGGGTCGGTGAAGATGACTATCtactccctcctgcaccactCCATCCAGCAGGAAGTTGTCAAGGGAGATGTGAAGTCAACCATAGGGAACCTGCTGGCTTCCTCGCAAGAGCAGAGGATGATGGCAACCATCAGACGGGAGGACAACGAGAAGGGGAATGTCCAGCTGTACACCAGCTGCATCGAGAAGGGAGACCTGGACTACCTAAAGAACCTTCAGCGGGAGTCTGAGATAGAGTCCCTCATCTCCTCTCAAGCAGACCAGGAGCCAGCAGAATTCATCCAGCAGGATGTGCAAGGGGCTAATATGCATGCCTTgcaacaggaagagccagcagaTAAAGTGACTGAAGATGTGGGGCAAGGGGGCATTAAGGGGACTAAGAGAGTGCTCATGTGTGAAGGTGTAAGCAAAGAGAACATGTTAGAAAGAAAGGCAGTGCATGCAGGTGACACAGACTCCACTGTGCAGTGTCTTGGGCAAAACCTGAGCCGGCCCACAGGGGTGGGAAAGGAAGATATTGTGTGTGGGGATATTCAGGCAACCACACAATCACTGAAAAAGGCTAAGAATGTCAACaagaaggcagagagagaggagagagtcTCTAGAGATGTGAAGGAAGTGAAGATTGCACCACAGGGAGCAGCCTCCACTAAAGTGGTGGCTCAGAAAGATGACATGGCCAGAAGCCAGCGTTCAGTGGCAGGGGAAACCAGCCAGATGACAAAAAACATGGAGGAGGCGGCCCTTGGAAGTGATCTTCAAGCCGCAATGCAGAGTCTAAGGCTGGCCACAGCTGAGGCAAAAAGCATTCAGCACCAAGTCCAGAGCAAGCTCCACAAGAGCACGGAGCAAATCCATCTCGCCTCTAAGCAGCAGGCACCCAGCATTTCGGGGACAATGACCATGCAATCAACTGTTTGCCAACAGGAATGTGCACCCCCCAAGCAGCATCAAGCCAGCGCCACCATCAGAGACCAGGAGTCATCCAAGTCCCACGCAAGTGCGTCTCAGAAGAGCATGACGTCACACAAAAAGGTCAGTACTTCCGAGGAAGTACAGGGAGGACAGCATTTGTGCCAGGAAAGCCAAGGTGTGCCTAGTGCAGATGTTAGCGTTAAGGATGGTCTGTTTACTGCCAAGCCAGTGAAACCCTATGTAAGCCCTTTTATTGAGTCTGATTACAAAGAGCAATCAGTGCAAGAAGAAAGAGAGCAAGATGTTATGCTCAGAGGGGATGTAAAGACAGCTATCAGAGCACTGCAAAGTGCTGCAACAGAACAGAGACAAGTAGAGAAGGAGGATGTTGTTCGAGGTAACTTAAAGGCCACTCTTCAGTCGCTGGAGAAGTCTAATGTTAATGTCTCCAAAGGGGATTTTAAAGCCGCTATGATATACAGAAATGCAGGGCAGTCATATTCCATATGTAAAAAGGAAAACGATACTCAATCAATTAGTAACCAGACAGCTGTAGTGACTTCAGGGTCCCAGTCTGATAAtgactttcctcctcctcccccagttgCTGTGATGAAAACTAAGTGTTGTCCACCCATGACACAAGCAAGAGAATCTGCCCCTTCCCAACCAAGCAAAAAAGATGAAGCCCTGGGATGTTCTGCACCGATGCACAACGCTATCCCTAAGACCCTCACTCTCGCCTCCACCAAAGCCAATGATCAGAGGCCTTCAGAGAAACCAGCGATTCTCCCCAAACCAGAAATTACTGCCCCACCAAGGAGGAAACCCATTCCACCTCCAAAACCTGAGCGCTTCCTGCAGGAGAAACCTTCACGCCCTGCTAGCAACAGTAAAGGGAGGTTGACAAAGCTAGtcccacccccactgcctcctAAACCTTCAGGCCTGAGCGAGCTAAGCAGAGCAAAAACCCCACCCATGAATCAGGCAAAGGACTCGTGTTGCTCTGATGCCTTAGCACAAATGGGATGTGGGGACTGTCAGTCAAAGTGTTGTACCCCTCAATCACCAGTGGCCAATGCTGTTACTGTAAAGAACCAGAACTCTGAGAAGAAAGCACCAAAAGACATCATCAAAACACCTCTTCAGATAGCAGAGGAAAGGTACAAGGCAACCAAGGAAGAACAGGGCAAGCAAGAGTCAGTAGACTCTAAGACGTCAAAGCCACTTAAAAATCGAGTGGCTGTCTCTGAAACAGAACAGGTGATGACCAAAGAGAAGGCAACAGCTCCAAGGAACTGCTGTCCAGCTGAGGAAATTCCGGGACACAGACTTTCATCTGGCCAAGAGAACAGCTGCACATTAACATCAAAACAAGAATGGCTGGATGGGTATCTGATAGGTCTTACTAACCCCGAGAGTGAGAATAAGCCAAGTACCTCTCCTAAGAATCAAGCTACCCTTCTGAGAAAAGGATCTGATACAGCACTAAATGCCTCACCTAAGACAGAAAGTGCAAGCATGTCTAGTACCGATGGGTCATGGGATAATCAGAGCACCACCCAGAAAACAAATCAGAGAAGACAAGAAGAGCCTTCAGCATCTTCCCATCAGCTTTCCAGGGACCTCTttaaggagcagcagcaggtgaaCAGTAGACAAGGGGGCAGTCTTGAAGCGAAGAGGGAGCAGTTTGCTCAGAAGCCAGTGGTGGTCATGCGAGAAAAGCCCTGCAGAGAAACGGAGGATGAACGTCTCAAGAGGCTGTCTTTCCACAAGGAGGAGATCATGAAGGGCAGCGTCAAGGAGGCTATGGAGATCTTTGAGAATCTGCGAAGGCAGGAGGAGCTGCAAGAGATCCTGACCCGAGTGAAGGAGTTTGAGGAGGAGACATTTAAGGTGGATGTGAAAGCCCTGAAGAGCTTCTTTGAGAATGTCCCAGAATGGGTGGTGCATCAGAAGGCTCACCAAGTGACGCAGCAGCACAAGGCTGAGAAGGCCGAGCAAACGACGAAGGAAGACTCTGACAGCGTCTCCTCTGTGGAGCTGGCTTTTGAAGACCTGGAGAGGGCAAGTGCTGAGATCATCCACCTGAAGGAGCAGACGTTAGCTAGGTTGCTGGACATTGAGGAGGCCATTAGGAAAGCTCTCTATTCTGTTTCTAATCTAAAGTCAGAATCAGACATAGCTGGGCTCTCTGGGCTCTTCAAGGAGTCTCTGGGGAACGCCCAGAGCCCTACAACCAGCAACAATATCCGTAAGATCAGCATAGTCTCCAGCAAAGCCAAGCAAGAGAAAGCAGCACAAGGGATGCAGAACGCAGCATCTGTGGAAAGTGCAAATGGGTCCGAAAAGACGGAGATGCTCAAAGGAGAGTTAGAGGTCCCCTGCATCATTGAGCAGCGAGTAAATTCTCCATCGTCTCCTTCTTATATCTCCATTGAGTCTGCAGCCAGAAAGCCTGCTGAATCACCCAAGATGGCATATTCCCCCTGGGATGCCCCCTTACAAGATTATCCCGACATGCCAGGAAAAAGGGACACATTCACTCAGAACATCTTTAACTCATTAACTCGCAAATCAGTGGGGTCCGGTGAATGCAATCCAGCTCCCTTGCAGATTGAACAGGAGCCCATCCAGATGAAGATAGGATCAAACTCAATTAGGCAACACTATGTCAGCAACCCCGAGTGTCCGCTTAGTGGCAACAGTGGCAAAGAGGGCTGCGCACTGAACTCATCCAAAGGCAGCTGCCATGGTGCAATCAAAGGAGGCTTTTCTGACTACAAAGCTCCCCTGAACATTTCTAGCCCACAGAATCCAAGGAGGCAGAAAAGCATATTAGAACTGCAGACAGGTCCGGATGGATCCAAGCTTTACGGAGCCACCAGAACTGTGACCGAGCAGTACGAGGAGGTGGATGAGTTCGGAAACAAGATCATCACTTCATCCACCACCGTCACCAAACAATCAGAGACCCAAACCTCCTCCACGTGCAATGTGGTCTCTCCTCCCCGGTATGAGATAACCGCCTCGCCCCTCCTTCGGAGGTACCTAAACAGTCCTGGTGAAGACTTCCACTCCAACGGCAGCTTCCAGGAAACAGGGGTGGTCTTTGTCACTTTTGGCAACTCCAAGCCAAAGAAATAG